Below is a genomic region from Spiroplasma endosymbiont of Dioctria linearis.
CAAAAATGATAGCTCAAATACATGATGAGATTATTTTATTAGTTAAAAAGCAAGAATTAGAAAAAGTTAAAACCATGGTTTTAAAAACTATGCAAGAAGCCTATAATGATTTATTAATGATAGCAAATAAGAATAGAACTGCACTTGTTGAATTAGAAATAAATTATTCACAAGCAAATGATTGATTCAATCTTAAATAAGGGGGTTAAAATAATGCCAGAATTACCAGAAGTTGAAACCGTAGTAAGAACTTTAAATAGTAAAGTTAAAAATCTTATTATTAAAAAAGTTAAAATAACTTATCCAAATTTAATTAAAACAGATATCTCAATAGAAGATTTAGAAAATAAGCTTATGGGTAGAAAAATAGATAATATATCTAGAATTGCAAAGCATATAATTTTTGAACTACAAGATCTAGTTTTAATTAGCCATTTAAGAATGGAAGGAAAATGATTTGTATTTGATTCAGATAGTGTATATGACTCAAAACATGTGGAAGCTATTTTTGAGTTAAGTGAAAATAAAATGATGGTATATAGTGATACAAGAAAATTTGGTACTTTTCATTTACAAGAAAGAGATACCTTTAAAAGTCAAAATCCAATAAATAAGGTTGGTCCAGAGCCCTTTAATAGCGCTTTAAATGGGCAATATTTGCACGATATAATGTCACGCTCAAATAAGCATATTAAAACAGTCTTATTAGACCAAACTAAAATCTCAGGAATTGGAAATATATATGCTGATGAAATATTGTTTGATTCAAAAATTCATCCTGAAAAAAGAGCTAGTTCTCTTAAATTAGAAGACTATGAAAGAATCTTAGAATCTTCTAAAAAAATACTTAAAAGATCTATTGAATTAGGGGGATCTACAATTGATACCTATCAACCAGAGCAAGGAATAGATGGAAAATTTCAAAATGAGTTAAAAGTTCATACAAGAAAAGGTAAACCTTGCTTTGATTGCGGAAGAATTATTGAGAAAATTAAAGT
It encodes:
- the mutM gene encoding DNA-formamidopyrimidine glycosylase, producing the protein MPELPEVETVVRTLNSKVKNLIIKKVKITYPNLIKTDISIEDLENKLMGRKIDNISRIAKHIIFELQDLVLISHLRMEGKWFVFDSDSVYDSKHVEAIFELSENKMMVYSDTRKFGTFHLQERDTFKSQNPINKVGPEPFNSALNGQYLHDIMSRSNKHIKTVLLDQTKISGIGNIYADEILFDSKIHPEKRASSLKLEDYERILESSKKILKRSIELGGSTIDTYQPEQGIDGKFQNELKVHTRKGKPCFDCGRIIEKIKVNGRGTYFCKECQFLY